A single window of Tenericutes bacterium MZ-XQ DNA harbors:
- a CDS encoding cytidylate kinase has protein sequence MSGFKLAIDGPAGSGKSTISARIAKKLNWTHIDTGAMYRAVTLKAIELGVDLETESSYRFLESVNIHYDFDKIYVDDLDVTEAIRSEKVTNNVSLVSSFPYVRKKLVDLQKKAAQKGNIVMDGRDIGTVVLPHADLKIFLTANVEERAKRRYKENKEKGKDLNISKVIEDIVVRDQKDSTRKESPLRKADDAIIIDTTYLTIDEVVDKIIELTDKKENKHGV, from the coding sequence ATGTCTGGATTTAAACTCGCAATCGATGGACCAGCAGGATCAGGCAAAAGCACAATCAGTGCACGTATTGCAAAAAAACTAAATTGGACACATATTGATACAGGCGCAATGTATAGGGCTGTAACCTTAAAAGCGATTGAATTAGGTGTTGATTTAGAAACTGAATCTTCTTACCGTTTTTTAGAATCAGTGAATATCCATTATGATTTTGATAAAATATACGTAGACGATTTAGATGTTACAGAAGCAATTCGCTCTGAAAAAGTAACGAATAACGTATCACTGGTATCTAGTTTTCCATATGTGAGAAAAAAACTTGTTGATTTACAAAAGAAAGCTGCACAAAAAGGCAATATCGTTATGGATGGTAGAGATATTGGAACAGTGGTATTACCTCATGCAGATTTGAAAATCTTCTTGACTGCAAACGTTGAAGAGAGAGCAAAAAGAAGATATAAAGAAAATAAAGAAAAAGGTAAAGATCTCAACATCTCAAAAGTGATTGAAGATATTGTAGTTAGAGATCAAAAAGATTCTACTCGAAAAGAATCACCTTTAAGAAAAGCTGATGATGCAATCATCATTGACACAACGTATTTAACCATTGATGAAGTGGTTGATAAAATTATAGAATTAACCGACAAAAAGGAGAATAAACATGGAGTTTAA
- a CDS encoding elongation factor P: MISTNEFKTGQTIMFDGNIFQVIEFMHVKPGKGSAFVRTKLRNLRSGAVIDYTFNAGTKVERAQIDKNQMQYLYANGDMHVFMNTETYEQIEIPGNQIEYELKFIYEGMMVDVNFYNNQEILGVTLPDKVVLEVTETVPGVKGDTKTNALKDAIMQTGLLVKVPMFIEQGEKIIVSTYDGSYVSRDK, encoded by the coding sequence ATGATCAGTACAAACGAATTTAAAACTGGACAAACCATTATGTTTGATGGCAATATCTTTCAAGTGATTGAGTTTATGCATGTTAAACCTGGAAAAGGTAGTGCATTTGTTAGAACAAAACTAAGAAACTTAAGATCTGGAGCAGTCATTGACTATACATTTAACGCAGGCACAAAAGTAGAAAGAGCACAAATTGACAAAAACCAAATGCAATACTTATATGCAAATGGTGATATGCATGTGTTTATGAACACTGAAACATATGAGCAAATTGAAATCCCTGGTAATCAAATTGAGTATGAACTTAAGTTTATCTATGAAGGGATGATGGTTGACGTTAACTTTTATAACAACCAAGAGATTTTAGGAGTCACACTTCCTGATAAAGTTGTTTTAGAGGTTACTGAAACAGTTCCAGGAGTCAAAGGTGATACAAAAACCAATGCCTTAAAAGATGCGATTATGCAAACAGGATTATTAGTAAAAGTACCAATGTTCATTGAACAAGGTGAAAAAATTATTGTGAGTACATATGATGGTTCATATGTGTCAAGAGATAAATAA
- a CDS encoding ABC transporter → MMYAGKVSRGRNDGSDKARNKKYVLRRLWDYLYYYKAKLFLAIFLTIVANVLSLVGPYLTGRTVDAMTDGVDFDKVFLFAGLMIIFYGISALLNYILAVAMVKISQSVVYKMRKDLFAKLNRVKISYFDQNQTGDIISKMSYDIDTINTSLATDVVNIFTSSITVIISFVMMIIMSPILVLVFAITLPISIVITRVLSKIVKKQFRYRNQKLGELNGFAEEMITGQRTIQSYVQEETVLEKFDEINDEATQAAYRAGYYASSVGPSIGFVSNLSVALVGVFGGILYFMGSLSLGNLTSFTLYSRRFSGPINQMSNILADIQSALAAAERVFRVIDEDEELKDLDDAVHYQNVKGDIKLDHVSFGYLENQIVLKDVSLHANQGQVVAIVGPTGAGKTTLVNLLMRFYEIEQGDILLDDINIRKLTRASLRRSFSMVLQDTWIFHGTVFENIAYGNGDVSRLEVEEAAKKARIHSFIKHLPQGYDTVLTDEGLNISKGQKQLLVIARAMLSKTKMLILDEATSNVDTHTEVQIQQAMLNLMKDKTTFVIAHRLSTIQNANIILVVHDGNIVEQGSHLELLEQKGFYFELYQSQFA, encoded by the coding sequence ATGATGTATGCAGGAAAAGTATCTAGAGGAAGAAATGATGGTTCTGATAAAGCAAGAAACAAAAAATATGTTTTAAGAAGACTTTGGGATTATCTATATTATTATAAAGCAAAACTGTTTTTAGCAATCTTCTTAACGATTGTTGCAAACGTATTATCACTTGTTGGTCCATATTTAACTGGACGTACTGTAGATGCGATGACAGATGGTGTTGATTTTGATAAAGTCTTTCTCTTTGCAGGACTAATGATTATCTTTTACGGAATCTCCGCATTGCTCAATTACATATTAGCAGTAGCAATGGTTAAGATTTCTCAATCTGTCGTCTATAAAATGAGAAAAGATTTATTTGCGAAGTTAAATCGAGTTAAGATCTCTTATTTTGATCAAAATCAAACAGGAGATATTATTTCAAAAATGAGTTATGATATTGACACGATTAATACATCACTTGCAACAGATGTTGTCAATATTTTTACAAGTTCTATAACCGTGATTATCTCTTTCGTTATGATGATTATCATGTCACCAATTTTGGTATTAGTATTTGCGATTACACTCCCAATATCTATTGTGATTACGCGAGTATTATCAAAAATTGTAAAAAAACAATTTAGATATCGAAATCAAAAACTAGGCGAACTTAATGGGTTTGCAGAAGAAATGATTACTGGCCAAAGAACGATTCAATCTTATGTTCAAGAAGAAACAGTTTTGGAAAAATTCGATGAAATCAATGATGAAGCTACCCAAGCAGCTTATCGTGCTGGTTATTATGCATCATCAGTTGGGCCTTCTATCGGATTTGTATCTAACTTATCAGTTGCACTAGTTGGTGTTTTTGGTGGTATACTTTACTTCATGGGCAGTCTATCTTTGGGAAATCTAACAAGCTTCACACTATATTCGAGACGTTTTTCAGGTCCAATCAATCAGATGAGTAACATTTTAGCAGATATTCAAAGTGCACTTGCAGCTGCAGAAAGAGTATTCAGAGTGATTGATGAAGACGAAGAATTAAAAGATCTAGATGATGCAGTTCATTATCAAAATGTAAAAGGAGATATCAAACTCGATCATGTCTCATTCGGTTATCTTGAAAATCAAATAGTTTTAAAAGATGTTTCACTACATGCCAATCAAGGACAAGTCGTCGCAATTGTTGGACCAACTGGTGCAGGAAAAACAACGCTTGTAAATCTTTTAATGAGATTTTATGAAATTGAACAAGGTGATATCTTACTCGATGACATTAATATAAGAAAACTTACAAGAGCAAGTCTTAGACGATCATTTTCTATGGTTTTACAAGATACTTGGATTTTCCATGGTACTGTCTTCGAAAATATAGCTTATGGCAACGGTGATGTTTCTAGATTAGAAGTAGAAGAAGCTGCTAAAAAAGCCAGAATTCATTCATTTATTAAACATTTGCCACAAGGATATGATACAGTTTTAACCGATGAAGGGTTAAATATATCTAAAGGACAAAAGCAACTTTTAGTCATTGCAAGAGCTATGTTATCAAAAACTAAAATGCTCATTTTAGATGAAGCAACATCAAATGTTGATACGCATACAGAAGTTCAAATCCAACAAGCGATGCTAAATCTGATGAAAGACAAAACAACTTTCGTGATTGCCCATCGTCTTTCTACAATACAAAATGCAAATATCATCTTAGTTGTCCATGATGGAAATATTGTCGAACAAGGAAGTCACCTAGAACTACTAGAGCAAAAAGGCTTTTATTTTGAACTTTATCAAAGCCAATTCGCATAA
- a CDS encoding ABC transporter, translated as MKIILNLLKPFKYKLTFSLTLKSIAALADLFLPWIIAYMIDVIIPDLREASNPTLMPLYLAGILMVVIAFVGLFFNVIANRQAEYIAAVATKDLRHDLFKKIENLSANQVDQLTRPSLISRMTTDTYNVYRATAVMQRLGVRAPVLLIGGILLALSLDAVLTLVMISMLPLILVIVYFTSKKGIPLYKKTQKKVDVLVRTLREYITGARVVRALSMNQHEMDRFDHANQETVDAELHATTTMARINPMMRAVMNLGLVIVLVFGAFRVNIGMTEKGQIIAFVTYFTIILNAMMSITRVFVLSSRATASGERIYEVIHMPEDLKDGYDEVKEDLNVPHIEFDDVSFSYNQKEANLEDVSFKLNKGQTLGIIGATGSGKTTIINLLMRFYDVDRGSIRIYGKDVRDLKQNDLRKRIGVVFQNDLIFADSIYGNIQFNRNKIGDEDIELATRVAQADFIYEKEEKHLTKMAQKGMNLSGGQKQRVLIARAVAGHPDIMILDDASSALDYQTDLKMRKSLKKELIDTTMIIIAQRISSLKDSDLILLIDEGRIVAKGTHEELMKSSKLYQEIATYQLGGETS; from the coding sequence ATGAAGATCATACTCAACTTATTGAAGCCATTTAAATATAAACTTACCTTTAGTCTAACTTTAAAGTCAATTGCTGCATTAGCAGACTTATTTTTACCATGGATCATTGCCTATATGATTGATGTCATTATCCCGGATTTAAGAGAAGCTTCTAATCCAACATTAATGCCACTTTATCTAGCTGGAATTTTAATGGTTGTGATTGCTTTTGTTGGACTTTTTTTTAACGTGATTGCAAATAGACAAGCTGAATATATTGCTGCAGTTGCTACCAAAGACTTAAGGCATGATTTGTTTAAGAAAATAGAAAATTTATCTGCTAATCAAGTGGATCAATTAACCAGACCATCTTTGATTTCTAGAATGACGACTGACACCTATAATGTTTATAGAGCTACAGCAGTCATGCAAAGACTAGGTGTTAGAGCACCGGTTCTATTAATTGGTGGCATTTTACTTGCTCTATCACTTGATGCTGTTTTAACATTAGTCATGATATCAATGCTACCTTTAATTTTGGTCATTGTTTATTTTACTTCAAAAAAAGGTATACCTTTATATAAAAAGACACAGAAAAAAGTAGATGTCTTAGTAAGAACTTTAAGAGAATATATTACAGGAGCTAGGGTAGTTCGTGCACTTTCTATGAATCAACATGAAATGGATCGTTTTGATCATGCGAATCAAGAAACAGTTGATGCGGAGTTACATGCAACAACAACGATGGCTAGAATCAACCCAATGATGAGAGCCGTCATGAATTTAGGTTTAGTTATTGTGCTTGTTTTTGGTGCCTTTAGAGTAAATATCGGTATGACTGAAAAAGGGCAAATCATTGCATTTGTAACATACTTTACCATCATACTAAACGCGATGATGAGTATAACTAGAGTATTTGTTTTATCTTCAAGAGCAACTGCTTCAGGAGAACGTATTTATGAAGTTATCCATATGCCAGAAGATTTAAAAGATGGCTATGATGAAGTTAAGGAAGATTTAAATGTTCCTCACATTGAGTTTGATGATGTAAGCTTTTCATATAATCAAAAAGAAGCAAACTTAGAAGATGTTTCATTTAAACTCAATAAAGGTCAAACACTGGGCATCATCGGTGCAACCGGATCAGGGAAAACCACAATCATTAATCTTTTGATGAGATTTTATGATGTCGATAGGGGAAGTATTAGAATCTATGGTAAGGATGTAAGAGATTTAAAACAAAACGATTTAAGAAAAAGAATTGGCGTTGTTTTCCAAAATGATTTGATTTTTGCAGATAGCATATATGGAAACATTCAGTTTAATCGTAATAAAATAGGTGATGAAGATATAGAGCTTGCAACAAGAGTTGCTCAAGCTGATTTCATTTATGAAAAAGAAGAAAAACATTTGACGAAAATGGCTCAAAAAGGCATGAACTTATCAGGGGGTCAAAAACAAAGAGTTTTAATTGCCAGAGCTGTTGCAGGTCATCCAGATATTATGATATTAGATGATGCATCCTCTGCTCTTGATTATCAAACTGATTTAAAGATGAGAAAATCACTAAAAAAAGAACTTATAGATACAACCATGATCATTATTGCCCAAAGAATCAGTAGCTTAAAAGATTCTGATTTAATTCTTTTGATTGATGAAGGTAGAATTGTTGCTAAAGGCACACATGAAGAACTTATGAAATCGTCCAAACTTTATCAAGAAATCGCAACATATCAGCTAGGTGGTGAAACATCATGA